One window of Candidatus Thorarchaeota archaeon genomic DNA carries:
- a CDS encoding GNAT family N-acetyltransferase, which yields MVTNGWTIQRPVDKSLDVIAEEMAHLYNAVEGYDNPDFQPKDATFFEEMYASLNLEKDLVLAWNPEGHLDGMARIYQMGASAIGVSVNVRPSRRDEGIGSRLFDEILKEAKSRKYTKIRTVVPSYRPDSIALAKSKGFERVDTKIRMETEITDDLFEDKENTRIQITEIKSENQLDIWKDLQDSIFVDSPTYEPISEDALATFQKKPGFIGIIAYLDNEPIGYCVGWKTNPSNFFVFGIGIVEGYHHRGYGTMLLTNALREAKKQGMSKSNLFVEADNDQAISFYKKRFNYKEKYRRIYFEMDN from the coding sequence ATGGTTACTAACGGATGGACAATTCAAAGGCCTGTGGATAAATCCCTAGATGTAATCGCTGAAGAAATGGCACATCTTTACAATGCAGTTGAAGGGTATGACAATCCAGACTTCCAGCCTAAGGATGCAACATTCTTCGAAGAGATGTATGCATCTCTCAATCTAGAAAAAGATCTCGTTCTTGCATGGAATCCTGAAGGTCATCTCGATGGGATGGCTCGAATATATCAGATGGGTGCATCCGCCATCGGTGTTTCGGTCAATGTACGACCTAGTCGCAGAGATGAAGGCATCGGCTCCAGATTGTTTGATGAAATACTGAAAGAAGCAAAATCTCGAAAATACACAAAAATCAGAACAGTAGTTCCCAGCTATCGGCCGGATAGCATAGCTTTGGCAAAGTCAAAAGGATTCGAACGAGTGGATACGAAAATCAGAATGGAAACTGAAATTACTGATGATTTGTTTGAGGACAAAGAAAATACACGGATACAGATTACCGAAATAAAATCAGAAAACCAGTTAGACATCTGGAAGGACTTGCAGGATTCGATATTTGTAGATTCACCCACTTACGAACCAATCTCTGAAGATGCACTAGCCACGTTCCAAAAGAAACCTGGCTTCATTGGAATTATTGCCTACCTAGACAACGAGCCCATTGGATATTGTGTCGGGTGGAAAACGAATCCTAGCAATTTTTTTGTTTTTGGAATCGGAATTGTTGAAGGGTATCATCACAGGGGCTACGGAACGATGTTGCTTACCAATGCTCTGCGTGAAGCCAAGAAGCAAGGCATGTCCAAATCAAACCTCTTTGTTGAGGCGGATAATGATCAAGCAATCAGCTTCTACAAGAAGAGATTCAACTATAAGGAGAAATATAGGCGCATCTATTTTGAAATGGATAATTAG
- a CDS encoding GTP-binding protein yields the protein MIHNTYLVKNPSGEIIAHSSYWPVEVREEQVDEFIETREEIREQSGSELTPELPLSIGNDKFMATEIESDLLLIFATDESEDESNIRDRLNEANKVLSDNLEKGIDYIIENYEELIEDAVTTRLKIALVGEGGVGKTTTLHLLLGDSPPLQYVPTIALNLETVENIRFGNYSLVLWDFAGQERFRKLWKFYFHGADVIFLVCDSTLRNVIISKDILKMIRRDAPKVPVFAIANKQDKPKAMKPEVVKKILGIPTYPMVAIDKARREEMLRLLMNAAAQYVGVSVPDLPPSEVLTFVDAEPSEVIKEQEEEIAKEDEDEVEVVETVLVDEDGRIIDESEGDYEVIEEVVEVVEEEKPAEEPVSEALAESEELLEMDDSVAADEIPGEKEDVPLQDEPSKKEESIAFSLETRQEVVDSETGHVDITWQSTGEIVEVERTGETSIIEKTEWDTRTVDYHQKTEKEALENGREMAKEIISEALDADDLVASDLEKASGEELDEALEAFSSDETLPTEEEDEKTTAEIEENTKEELEKILGDIECVVRSPKCDKKSGNSTEPDKEAIREMEEILGEMDSKEKLHRDLNSVRKQSDTDENRKSVEES from the coding sequence TTGATTCATAACACCTATCTCGTAAAGAATCCGTCTGGCGAAATTATCGCCCATTCTAGCTATTGGCCAGTAGAAGTGAGAGAGGAACAGGTAGACGAATTCATTGAGACTCGAGAAGAGATTCGCGAACAGTCTGGGAGTGAGCTAACTCCAGAACTGCCACTTAGTATTGGTAATGACAAATTTATGGCTACTGAAATAGAATCAGATTTGCTTCTCATATTTGCAACTGATGAATCAGAAGACGAAAGCAATATTCGCGATCGCTTGAATGAAGCCAACAAGGTCCTTAGTGATAACTTGGAAAAAGGCATTGATTACATTATCGAGAACTACGAGGAACTGATTGAGGACGCAGTCACGACGCGACTCAAAATAGCCCTGGTGGGTGAAGGAGGTGTTGGGAAGACCACGACGCTCCATCTATTGTTGGGTGATTCACCTCCGCTTCAATATGTCCCAACAATTGCTCTCAATTTGGAAACGGTTGAGAATATTCGCTTCGGTAACTACAGCCTTGTTTTGTGGGACTTCGCAGGACAGGAGAGATTCAGAAAGCTATGGAAATTCTATTTCCACGGTGCTGATGTGATTTTCCTTGTTTGTGATTCCACGCTGCGAAATGTAATCATCAGTAAGGATATTCTGAAGATGATTCGTCGTGATGCGCCTAAGGTTCCTGTATTTGCTATAGCTAACAAGCAGGACAAACCCAAGGCGATGAAACCTGAAGTTGTTAAGAAAATACTCGGTATACCGACATATCCAATGGTTGCAATAGACAAAGCTAGACGTGAGGAAATGCTACGGCTTCTCATGAATGCAGCGGCCCAATACGTCGGTGTATCCGTGCCCGATTTACCACCCTCAGAAGTTCTTACCTTCGTGGATGCAGAACCCAGCGAAGTAATCAAAGAACAAGAAGAAGAGATTGCGAAGGAGGATGAAGATGAGGTTGAGGTTGTGGAGACGGTTCTTGTTGACGAGGACGGACGAATCATTGATGAGTCTGAGGGCGATTACGAAGTCATCGAAGAAGTCGTCGAGGTTGTAGAGGAGGAAAAACCAGCAGAAGAACCTGTCTCAGAAGCATTAGCGGAGTCCGAAGAACTTCTTGAAATGGACGATTCTGTGGCGGCAGATGAAATCCCCGGGGAAAAGGAAGATGTTCCCCTGCAGGATGAGCCTTCCAAAAAAGAGGAATCCATTGCATTCTCCCTCGAAACGAGGCAAGAAGTGGTTGATTCCGAAACTGGTCATGTTGATATAACATGGCAATCTACAGGTGAAATAGTTGAAGTTGAAAGAACTGGAGAGACATCGATTATCGAAAAAACCGAGTGGGACACCAGAACTGTGGATTACCACCAGAAGACAGAGAAAGAAGCTCTCGAGAACGGTCGTGAAATGGCAAAAGAGATTATCTCAGAAGCTCTAGATGCAGACGATCTTGTCGCTTCCGATTTAGAAAAGGCAAGCGGTGAGGAACTTGATGAAGCTCTAGAGGCCTTTTCCAGTGATGAAACGTTGCCTACCGAAGAAGAAGATGAAAAGACTACTGCTGAGATTGAAGAAAACACGAAAGAGGAACTTGAAAAGATACTGGGAGATATTGAATGCGTTGTCAGATCTCCTAAATGTGACAAGAAATCCGGGAACTCAACGGAACCCGATAAAGAAGCCATCCGCGAGATGGAGGAAATCTTGGGCGAGATGGATTCAAAAGAGAAATTACACCGTGATTTGAATTCTGTAAGGAAGCAGTCGGATACAGACGAGAATCGTAAATCTGTAGAAGAGTCGTAA
- a CDS encoding single-stranded DNA-binding protein (in Sulfolobus solfataricus this protein plays a role in promoter opening and RNA polymerase recruitment under specific conditions), translating to MKVEDVEPDSGIPELAVRVVSVAPARIIRTRSGRKTQLTEVLVGDETGTAVFTLWGFGAGSDVKAGQVLRITDGWAKQYKGKIQLSLGRSGEYETLEGDAGLPELSEILNNTKNNED from the coding sequence TTGAAAGTTGAGGACGTCGAACCTGATAGCGGTATACCTGAATTGGCCGTACGTGTTGTATCTGTAGCACCGGCTCGAATCATTAGAACTCGGAGTGGAAGGAAGACACAATTGACGGAGGTACTCGTGGGTGACGAAACCGGAACTGCTGTTTTCACACTGTGGGGCTTTGGAGCGGGTTCTGACGTCAAAGCTGGGCAGGTTCTTCGAATTACAGACGGGTGGGCGAAGCAGTATAAGGGCAAGATTCAGCTCTCGCTGGGTAGGTCTGGAGAGTATGAAACTCTAGAAGGCGATGCAGGCTTGCCAGAGCTTTCTGAGATTCTGAATAATACCAAGAACAATGAGGATTGA